GGGGGTGGGGGATAGAGTGATGCACAACAGGGGGACACGAGGCCACCCCACTCACCCGAGTCATAATCACACTCTGACCACCAccagagggaggaaaagagagatgtGTCATGGGTACATCAAATCCAGCCAAGCCAATGTCACAAAGCTACACATGAACATGTCACCAGGATGACAATGGGCAGTTACAGTACAACTTCTCTACCCTGCCCGTCAGTACCCCAGGTCCACGCGGTCTGTCAGTACCCCTGATCCACGCGGTCTGTCAGTACCCCTGATCCACGCGGTCTGTCAGTACCCTGATCCATGCGGTATGTCAGTCCCTTTGATCCACGTGGTCTGTCAGTACCCCAGGTCCACGCGGTCTGTCAGTACCCCTGATCCACGCGGTCTGTCAGTACCTTCGATCCACGTGGTCTGTCAGTACCCCTGATCCACGCGGTCTGTCAGTACCCCTGATCCACGTGGTCTGTCAGTACCTTCGATCCACGCGGTCTGTCAGTACCCCAGGTCCACGCGGTCTGTCAGTCCCCTGATCCATGCAGTATGTCAGTACCTTTGATCCACGCGGTCTGTCAGTACCCCTGATCCACGCGGTCTGTCAGTACCCCTGATCCACGCGGTCTGTCAGTACCTTTGATCCACGCGGTCTGTCAGTACCCCTGATCCACGCGGTCTGTCAGTACCTTTGATCCACGCGGTCTGTCAGTACCCCTGATCCACGCGGTCTGTCAGTACCCCTGATCCATGCGGTCTGTCAGTACCTTTGATCCACGCGGTCTGTCAGTACCCCTGATCCATGCGGTCTGTCAGTACCTTTGATCCATGCGGTCTGTCAGTACCCCGGGTCCATGCGGTCTGTCAGTACCCCGGGTCCATGCGGTCTGTCAGTACCTTTGATCCACGCGGTCTGTCAGTACCTTTGATCCACGCGGTCTGTCAGTACCTTTGATCCACGCGGTCTGTCAGTACCCCTGATCCATGCGGTCTGTCAGTACCTTTGATCCATGCGGTCTGTCAGTACCTTTGATCCATGCTGTCTGTCAGTACCCCTGATCCACGCGGTCTGTCAGTACCTCTGATCCACGCGGTCTGTCAGTACCCCTGATCCACGCAGTCTGTCAGTACCCCTGATCCACGCGGTCTGTCAGTACCTTTGATCCACGCGGTCTGTCAGTACCCCTGATCCACGCGGTCTGTCAGTACCTTTGATCCACGCGGTCTGTCAGTACCCCTGATCCACGCGGTCTGTCAGTACCCCTGATCCACGCGGTCTGTCAGTGTGACCATACATATTAAGCCCTCCCTCCTACTTCCCTTCCCTCCcatctccctcatccctctctcatcctccttccctccctcatccctctgccctctctcatcctccttctctccctcccatctccctcatccctctgccctctctcatcctccttCCCTGCCTCCCCATCTGGCTGTCTTACCTTCATCCAGTGCGTCGGTGgcctctgcctccctcctcctcctcacagctctctgtttctcctctaGTCTCTGTTTTTCAGAGTTGGCCTCGTCCCATTTCCCCTCCTCCATCAGCCTCTGATCCGGTCTCAGCCGGCTGTCAGTCAGCCCCACCCCGTCCTCTGGCTCATTCAGCGTCAGTGCCAGCGACGAgaagaaatacatgttttcagCGTTCTCCCtgtcacagagagagatagaggagagccGGTATGTTGATCTGTCTTAAATGTACATAGTGAtcatcattgtttttattagtaGTCATGGATTAGCGGGTGGTCTGTTATATGCTGTAGCGTGTAGAGGTTGGCCAGTGCATACGGGAGAGGGTATTTCTTCCAAAGTAGTTTGGGGGACAGGGTCTGGTAGACTGTCTTCTGCTTGCCCTCAGAACCACTGCCCCCTTTGGTGCTCTGGACAATCTTGGAGCTCTCAATCTTATCGTCCCATGTGCCAGACAGGATGTAGTGGGCCCGCCCCTCACTGTCCGACACCACCCCCGTCACCTGGACAACAGAGAGGACAGGGCTGACCACATTTACCAATCAGTTTGGAGAAATCATGTCCCTCACCAAAGTCTAATTTAAACAGCTatgaaaaaaaagcatttaaagAAATGCTCCATTTGCATGTACAATACAGCAGGGGGCAGCACATGACAACATGAAAGCAGAGTCTATGAGCTCATCCTGCCATGGCCCAGGGTCAAGAGGCTGGTTACAGGTGGTGATAATGGGGCTGTACCTTGCGCGGGACTTCTCTGGAGAAATAGCTGTATGGGGAGAACTTGAGCTGGCACGTCTCCTTGGTCCTGTGGTTGACTATCTCAATGTCCCCTGACTgcccagagacacagacagtgagagacagacagcaagaGGCAAAGAGATACAGGATGATGAGATgtaaggcagagagacagaggaggatgagatgttagagagagtcagaggaggatgagatgtgagagagagacaggaggatgAGATGTGTGAGAGTGACAGGAGGATGAGAtgtgagacagagggacagaggaggatgagatgtgagacagagagacagaggaggatgagatgtgagacagagagacagaggaggatgagatgtgagacagagagacagaagaggatgagatgtgagacagagagacagaggaggatgagatgtgagacagagatacaggaGGATgagatgtgagagagagagacaggatgatGAGATGTAAGAGAGAGTGACAGGAGGATGagatgtgagacagagagacagaggaggatgaGAATTGCTGGTTTACAAAAGCAATAATTGCAATCATACATATTTCATAGAGAAGCAACAGAGTTCAGAAGGAGACAAAACTACTAACATGTCAGCGTTCCACAGCTGCATCACAACTTTCAGTACATTAAGTGACCCTACGGGGTAAACTATATGATGGACAAATGTATGCTTTAGGGATCCGGAGGCTGTTTGTGAGTCTCAGTTTCTAACATATCCTAGCTGGAGTTTATCTCCCTTCTCCAGTGATGGGTTGGAATCGAGAATCACGACCGACAGACAGTTACAGGCTGTAATTGGGTCAtctcagagagagggagggcgtTATTAGAGATGAAAGGGGTAGAACCCTCCAGAGACCACAGACAGGCTTATTCATGTTCTGTTCTGATTAAGCTCAGCCTCTACACAACACTCACTTCACTGGCCTGGATTACATTACAAACCGGAACAAGCACACAGGAATCTAATAGGCAGATACCACTTTGGCCAaatttacacacatacaaatggcaacatagttttttcttttgtttttttaactggtCTGGTTAGttaaaatacaacaacaacaaatatttgaattgggctgcctgtatAAACTGCTGTCATACAGACATGAATGTTGATATAAAAAGACACACGGCATCagacaggagaggagtggagaagacaggaggagaaTGGAGGCGGGGAAGACAggggagaaacaggaggagaaCAGGAACCAGGAGGATTATTGGAAGGAGAAGGGAGCTGTTAGACAGACCTGGTCAATCCACAGTTTACCCACGATGATGTTGTGCACAGTGGAGGTCACCTTCCTCCACACATAATGGTTACCGGTGGAGTGGAATTCCAGGTGAATGGcacctgggggaggggggacatCCACACAGAACTGAGCCATGGAGTCGTGGGGATGGAGTACAACCAGGAAATTACACAGTGTTTATTGGTCCCCATAGATATCTATTTTTCAGATGTTTCTGCTTTACAGGACAGAATAGTGAGGGAAGGTTTTGCTGAGAGAGATGGGCCGGATTCAAACCTATAATGCAGCAGAGGTGCTCTGGAGGCAGTGGCTTAGATTACAGGACCACCCTAAACCATACAGACATCTATTAATGACATTAAATCATAGATATTCTCTTTCAGTGGACCACAACATTACAATGTAACAAAGTCACATTCTGAGGCTGATATTCTGTTTGTTATTCAGGCTCATTATTAAGCAGGGTTACCTGCAGGGACTGATCCCAGTGCTGGCTGACAGATGTTGGTCACAGACTGCCTACATATTAAACCAATCTCTCCCTCACGTTAGTCCTTCTATCCTCGTGGGGATCTGAGATCTAAACGAGACCCGGCAATTCATGTTCTCTATTACACTGACCTTAACAGAACCTTAACCGAAATACCTACATTTACTGCCTAAACTTAACTCAAAGATCCCTATCCTGCAACCTAATTGGCAACACCTAAACCTAAAAGCGCAATAAGAACACTATGCTCCAACATTCGTTTTGCCAGAAACCTAATCCCTTAGCCCAAATAACATTTCCCCCCCAAACAATGTGTTTGGACCTATTTTTCAGATTTGACCCCCTACGTGAAGACGTACACACAGTCGCATGGATAGCAAAGCTTGCTAATATAAGATTTGTATGCATCAAATCTACGGGATCCACTTTTATGTCAATTATCAGGGCTTTAGAGAGCACAGGCCTGGCCTCCAAACAAATCCAGTATATGGATTTATGGTCACAGGGCTCGTAAAAGCAGACAGACTCGTTTTCAAGACGTTCTCTATGGACAGCCTGTTGAATGGGAGGGCCAGAGGGTTACCTGGGGTTCAGAGACCTGACCTACAGAGACCATGGTGTTCCCACCTACACACATGGTCAGGAGACCTTCATTTGCATAGACAGTGTGTGGACTTCGCTCAGTAACTGGTCTGGGCCAACTCACCCAGAGGCATAATGGAGAGGTATTTGCCGCGGAACTTGCTGGCGATGGTGATTTCCTGCCAGAGGGTCCAGCCTCGCTGAGAAACCACATGGTGCGCTGCAGCTGGGGGGTGATGGCTAACCTACGGGtcagacagaaaaacatttctatttgcCTGTAAATGAGCTTCTCACAGCCGTGCACCATGCTGTCTCTCAGCGTCTCGGCATACCTGCTCACACAGCGAACGGTAGCCAAATTCCTCCAGGCGGTCGAGCTCGTAGGTCTCCCCCAGCAGGGGGTTGAAGGGCTTGGCCGTGCGGTGGACGGTGGTGGAGTAGGAGGACACGGAGAAGGCCGCCACCAGGCACAGCTGCTCCAAAGAGTTGTCGCAGCGCGCCGCCCGGTCCAGCAGCTCGTGGTACTCCAGGTCCTCGGTCAGCCGCTGGAGCATGGACAGGGGCTCGTTGAAGTTCACCTGTGGGGAAGGATGGACAGCCAGACACTGCTACGGTCTCCAGGGGTTTGTCAATGACCTGCACATTTTCCATCAATCCTAAATGGCACTGAACTGAGATGCTGCCAGAACCTGGCACAATGACGTAGGCCTGACACGTGCACTCACAGGCACGGCGCGTGCACTCACAGACACAATGCGCACTCACAGGCGCGGTGCGCACTCACAGGTACGACGCGTGCACTCACAGGCATGGGTatcttggacagctctttgccAATGCAGTTCTTCATGATGCTCCACAGGTTGAGGGAGTAGTTGGGCTTGTCTGGGATGCGGCTGCGCCTCCTTCTAAGGGGTTGCAGAGACTTCCCTGATTCATTACAGCCAGGTGACACCTGCCAGAGAGAAACATCGGTCAGTCTGGAGAAGTCTGCTGTTCTTGACAGGTTGTCAGGAACCCTCTCAcctgaaagagaggagggagaggacagagagaagagagacagagagtagtgagaggggagtgagaggggagtgagagaggagtgACATAGTGacagaggaaaaaagagagagtgaaatagAGAGAATTGGGTGAGCAGATGTCTGACTGGTAATTAAGACCCAGAGaaatgaaggagacagagagcgaaCAGCTGTGGCATTTGGACACTTCAGGGAGATAGGGCACAGCTACTGTATGTCTTCCTGTGTTAACTCAAAGTCTGCctatatgtgtgtttgagaaTGCTTGTGATGTGACATTATACTTTCCTTGATGGCTGCTTGaaaaacagtaaatatttttagCAAATggctaaaaataaatgaaagcgCTTCACACACAGTGAGGCGGCCGGGTACATGGTGAGGTGGGGAAATACTCTCATGAATACTCTCGACAGTGTAAACCGACACTCACATTGTCTTGACTCCAGTCATTGGCCGGGCCTCCACTCGCTCCACTCAGGTTACTCTGAGAACGCCTGGAAGTGGtagaaatgttgacattgataAACAGCACAGAAAATATCCCAAAAGGCAggtgcaggcagacagacacagagtgaACGAGTTTGTGAGGAGCAGCACAATATGGATCAGGCAACAGTTAATTCCCCTCACACTGAAGGAGCCagcagctgtttttttttttttacattagccACATAAAACGCCTAAATTATTTTGGAGACCAGAACTGAGAAGTGTTTGGGCTTCTGAGTGGCTTACTCCCGGGTAGAGGAGCAGTGTGGGACTGAGACATTGTTTATCAGAGATGCCAACACGGAGCTGTTAATAGTTCCATGGACAGGAAGACACAAAACactcattaaaaacagacagaaagggacGCCCTCAGACAGTCAACACTGCCACTGTGCAGCATGTATGAGTCTGTGTATGTGCGTATGcgtgtgcttttgtgtgtgagatagtgagggagagagagaacgagcaAAAGAATGAGAGATTAGGAACACAGGAGggaagttgtttttttttttataaagtttTAGTGCAAGTTTATCGAGTTACTGTAGGAAGGAATGAGTCATACACTACATTAGCAGAACAGTGTAGCTCTGGGCTTGACAAATAATCACTACACAGTCAATCAAGAAGCACAATCACCACTTCATACATCAGTATTCATCAGACTGTTCCGTCGTGTAACCACCAAACTGAACATCTAGGATGCATTGTGTAGGCTGTGGTGAGCAGAGAGGGGCCAGCCAGAGTTACTATGacaggctgactgactgactgactgacctgtGCTGTGTGTTCTCAGTGGCAGTCACTGTGATAAAAGCAGGGGAGTCCTCCATGGCGTCAAAATATTCTGTATCCTCATCTTCATCACTTGCCTCCCCTTTCTGCAGCCTCTCACTCccccctgagagagagagagcatttgcatgcacgcgcacacagacacggaATAAAGTAACACTGTAACCCCCCCCCAATCACATATTCCTGCAGATGAACCAAGGAAAATGGCCTTTAATTGGTAACGTCATGCAAGCTAACTATGTATTGAATTCCATTCCTGTTGATtagggagggggaaaaaacaacataactAAATAATCTAAACTAGCAAATAATAATGCATCACTTCCTGTGTAATACACAGCTCACTAGTTTATGCCTGAATGTGAATCACCAAGGAGACCTGAGGTGTAGCTCCTCAGGTGGCTCCTAATGAGATTAAAGAAGTCAGGCATGCCACCCGGCCCTGCATCACACCACAGAGTGGGAATGACTTTGCATTTGACTGTAGAGGCGGCCAAGTCCATCACAGGGGCCTGGCTCCCACAGCATTATCAAGGACCAAACACCCGCTAGATACGGTATCTGCATGTTGATGGACTGAAGGGGGCTGTATTGGGAAAAGAGATCCCACACCAACAGGCTTCTATTTGCTAGTAATTAGACTGACGTTATGTGGACTCACAAGACttacccacccacacacacattctcattaCACTCCCACTTCTTAACTGCTGCTATAACACTTACTTTTTACTACTGAACATTTATGCAATCTCACCTAATCTACAAATACTCTACTTGCCACTATATTCTTTACATTATTATCCTTTCTCACATGACTATCTTTATCAGTATATCAACTTCTACCCCATCTAAAACTAAAGTCAGGGTTCATTGCTCCAACATCGACAGTTGAAGGTAACACTGCTTCAGACTGGTTAGTATGCTCGTAATTAGTAATGATA
This portion of the Esox lucius isolate fEsoLuc1 chromosome 13, fEsoLuc1.pri, whole genome shotgun sequence genome encodes:
- the si:ch211-106a19.1 gene encoding oxysterol-binding protein 2 isoform X7 — translated: MAFCRITDDSGDEEPTTQSDRSEGIQGTLKTLISKLDDLSTCNDLIAKHGAALQRSLSELEALRVPIEGGEKIKGVNERATLFRITSNAMINACRDFLDLAEIHSRRWQRALQYEREQRIHLEETIEQLAKQHNSLERAWREAPTLSAHTPSAPTTEKGGSERLQKGEASDEDEDTEYFDAMEDSPAFITVTATENTQHRRSQSNLSGASGGPANDWSQDNVSPGCNESGKSLQPLRRRRSRIPDKPNYSLNLWSIMKNCIGKELSKIPMPVNFNEPLSMLQRLTEDLEYHELLDRAARCDNSLEQLCLVAAFSVSSYSTTVHRTAKPFNPLLGETYELDRLEEFGYRSLCEQVSHHPPAAAHHVVSQRGWTLWQEITIASKFRGKYLSIMPLGAIHLEFHSTGNHYVWRKVTSTVHNIIVGKLWIDQSGDIEIVNHRTKETCQLKFSPYSYFSREVPRKVTGVVSDSEGRAHYILSGTWDDKIESSKIVQSTKGGSGSEGKQKTVYQTLSPKLLWKKYPLPENAENMYFFSSLALTLNEPEDGVGLTDSRLRPDQRLMEEGKWDEANSEKQRLEEKQRAVRRRREAEATDALDEECDYDSGREYEGYQPQWFHKRTNGITGETNFVYKGGYWEAKDSQDWSMCSEIF
- the si:ch211-106a19.1 gene encoding oxysterol-binding protein 2 isoform X4 — protein: MKGRGCWEPGTVRSFCNSGCLTKLNQGQYSSYSSASGGDSLHTPLTPPRRRNSACHLLHLVCLGDDSGDEEPTTQSDRSEGIQGTLKTLISKLDDLSTCNDLIAKHGAALQRSLSELEALRVPIEGGEKIKGVNERATLFRITSNAMINACRDFLDLAEIHSRRWQRALQYEREQRIHLEETIEQLAKQHNSLERAWREAPTLSAHTPSAPTTEKGGSERLQKGEASDEDEDTEYFDAMEDSPAFITVTATENTQHRRSQSNLSGASGGPANDWSQDNVSPGCNESGKSLQPLRRRRSRIPDKPNYSLNLWSIMKNCIGKELSKIPMPVNFNEPLSMLQRLTEDLEYHELLDRAARCDNSLEQLCLVAAFSVSSYSTTVHRTAKPFNPLLGETYELDRLEEFGYRSLCEQVSHHPPAAAHHVVSQRGWTLWQEITIASKFRGKYLSIMPLGAIHLEFHSTGNHYVWRKVTSTVHNIIVGKLWIDQSGDIEIVNHRTKETCQLKFSPYSYFSREVPRKVTGVVSDSEGRAHYILSGTWDDKIESSKIVQSTKGGSGSEGKQKTVYQTLSPKLLWKKYPLPENAENMYFFSSLALTLNEPEDGVGLTDSRLRPDQRLMEEGKWDEANSEKQRLEEKQRAVRRRREAEATDALDEECDYDSGREYEGYQPQWFHKRTNGITGETNFVYKGGYWEAKDSQDWSMCSEIF
- the si:ch211-106a19.1 gene encoding oxysterol-binding protein 2 isoform X6, whose amino-acid sequence is MEAQGCRYDDSGDEEPTTQSDRSEGIQGTLKTLISKLDDLSTCNDLIAKHGAALQRSLSELEALRVPIEGGEKIKGVNERATLFRITSNAMINACRDFLDLAEIHSRRWQRALQYEREQRIHLEETIEQLAKQHNSLERAWREAPTLSAHTPSAPTTEKGGSERLQKGEASDEDEDTEYFDAMEDSPAFITVTATENTQHRRSQSNLSGASGGPANDWSQDNVSPGCNESGKSLQPLRRRRSRIPDKPNYSLNLWSIMKNCIGKELSKIPMPVNFNEPLSMLQRLTEDLEYHELLDRAARCDNSLEQLCLVAAFSVSSYSTTVHRTAKPFNPLLGETYELDRLEEFGYRSLCEQVSHHPPAAAHHVVSQRGWTLWQEITIASKFRGKYLSIMPLGAIHLEFHSTGNHYVWRKVTSTVHNIIVGKLWIDQSGDIEIVNHRTKETCQLKFSPYSYFSREVPRKVTGVVSDSEGRAHYILSGTWDDKIESSKIVQSTKGGSGSEGKQKTVYQTLSPKLLWKKYPLPENAENMYFFSSLALTLNEPEDGVGLTDSRLRPDQRLMEEGKWDEANSEKQRLEEKQRAVRRRREAEATDALDEECDYDSGREYEGYQPQWFHKRTNGITGETNFVYKGGYWEAKDSQDWSMCSEIF
- the si:ch211-106a19.1 gene encoding oxysterol-binding protein 2 isoform X1, whose amino-acid sequence is MGRATALCGRSARIVSFLSAVPCLSGCTLQPAAERRMSDQGKGSTSTPAGAPAPGSDTYKGWLFKWTNYLKGYQRRWFVLSNGLLSYYRTQAEMAHTCRGTINLATAHIDTEDACNIVLSSGGRTYHLKASTEVERQRWVTALELAKAKAIRMMNDQSDDSGDEEPTTQSDRSEGIQGTLKTLISKLDDLSTCNDLIAKHGAALQRSLSELEALRVPIEGGEKIKGVNERATLFRITSNAMINACRDFLDLAEIHSRRWQRALQYEREQRIHLEETIEQLAKQHNSLERAWREAPTLSAHTPSAPTTEKGGSERLQKGEASDEDEDTEYFDAMEDSPAFITVTATENTQHRRSQSNLSGASGGPANDWSQDNVSPGCNESGKSLQPLRRRRSRIPDKPNYSLNLWSIMKNCIGKELSKIPMPVNFNEPLSMLQRLTEDLEYHELLDRAARCDNSLEQLCLVAAFSVSSYSTTVHRTAKPFNPLLGETYELDRLEEFGYRSLCEQVSHHPPAAAHHVVSQRGWTLWQEITIASKFRGKYLSIMPLGAIHLEFHSTGNHYVWRKVTSTVHNIIVGKLWIDQSGDIEIVNHRTKETCQLKFSPYSYFSREVPRKVTGVVSDSEGRAHYILSGTWDDKIESSKIVQSTKGGSGSEGKQKTVYQTLSPKLLWKKYPLPENAENMYFFSSLALTLNEPEDGVGLTDSRLRPDQRLMEEGKWDEANSEKQRLEEKQRAVRRRREAEATDALDEECDYDSGREYEGYQPQWFHKRTNGITGETNFVYKGGYWEAKDSQDWSMCSEIF
- the si:ch211-106a19.1 gene encoding oxysterol-binding protein 2 isoform X3; amino-acid sequence: MAHTCRGTINLATAHIDTEDACNIVLSSGGRTYHLKASTEVERQRWVTALELAKAKAIRMMNDQSDDSGDEEPTTQSDRSEGIQGTLKTLISKLDDLSTCNDLIAKHGAALQRSLSELEALRVPIEGGEKIKGVNERATLFRITSNAMINACRDFLDLAEIHSRRWQRALQYEREQRIHLEETIEQLAKQHNSLERAWREAPTLSAHTPSAPTTEKGGSERLQKGEASDEDEDTEYFDAMEDSPAFITVTATENTQHRRSQSNLSGASGGPANDWSQDNVSPGCNESGKSLQPLRRRRSRIPDKPNYSLNLWSIMKNCIGKELSKIPMPVNFNEPLSMLQRLTEDLEYHELLDRAARCDNSLEQLCLVAAFSVSSYSTTVHRTAKPFNPLLGETYELDRLEEFGYRSLCEQVSHHPPAAAHHVVSQRGWTLWQEITIASKFRGKYLSIMPLGAIHLEFHSTGNHYVWRKVTSTVHNIIVGKLWIDQSGDIEIVNHRTKETCQLKFSPYSYFSREVPRKVTGVVSDSEGRAHYILSGTWDDKIESSKIVQSTKGGSGSEGKQKTVYQTLSPKLLWKKYPLPENAENMYFFSSLALTLNEPEDGVGLTDSRLRPDQRLMEEGKWDEANSEKQRLEEKQRAVRRRREAEATDALDEECDYDSGREYEGYQPQWFHKRTNGITGETNFVYKGGYWEAKDSQDWSMCSEIF
- the si:ch211-106a19.1 gene encoding oxysterol-binding protein 2 isoform X5, whose product is MPLPIPHVLKEFLSRKRTGLNRKNSKRCTFRPVNDSGDEEPTTQSDRSEGIQGTLKTLISKLDDLSTCNDLIAKHGAALQRSLSELEALRVPIEGGEKIKGVNERATLFRITSNAMINACRDFLDLAEIHSRRWQRALQYEREQRIHLEETIEQLAKQHNSLERAWREAPTLSAHTPSAPTTEKGGSERLQKGEASDEDEDTEYFDAMEDSPAFITVTATENTQHRRSQSNLSGASGGPANDWSQDNVSPGCNESGKSLQPLRRRRSRIPDKPNYSLNLWSIMKNCIGKELSKIPMPVNFNEPLSMLQRLTEDLEYHELLDRAARCDNSLEQLCLVAAFSVSSYSTTVHRTAKPFNPLLGETYELDRLEEFGYRSLCEQVSHHPPAAAHHVVSQRGWTLWQEITIASKFRGKYLSIMPLGAIHLEFHSTGNHYVWRKVTSTVHNIIVGKLWIDQSGDIEIVNHRTKETCQLKFSPYSYFSREVPRKVTGVVSDSEGRAHYILSGTWDDKIESSKIVQSTKGGSGSEGKQKTVYQTLSPKLLWKKYPLPENAENMYFFSSLALTLNEPEDGVGLTDSRLRPDQRLMEEGKWDEANSEKQRLEEKQRAVRRRREAEATDALDEECDYDSGREYEGYQPQWFHKRTNGITGETNFVYKGGYWEAKDSQDWSMCSEIF
- the si:ch211-106a19.1 gene encoding oxysterol-binding protein 2 isoform X2 gives rise to the protein MGRATALCGRSARIVSFLSAVPCLSGCTLQPAAERRMSDQGKGSTSTPAGAPAPGSDTYKGWLFKWTNYLKGYQRRWFVLSNGLLSYYRTQAEMAHTCRGTINLATAHIDTEDACNIVLSSGGRTYHLKASTEVERQRWVTALELAKAKAIRMMNDQSDDSGDEEPTTQSDRSEGIQGTLKTLISKLDDLSTCNDLIAKHGAALQRSLSELEALRVPIEGGEKIKGVNERATLFRITSNAMINACRDFLDLAEIHSRRWQRALQYEREQRIHLEETIEQLAKQHNSLERAWREAPTLSAHTPSAPTTEKGGSERLQKGEASDEDEDTEYFDAMEDSPAFITVTATENTQHRRSQSNLSGASGGPANDWSQDNVSPGCNESGKSLQPLRRRRSRIPDKPNYSLNLWSIMKNCIGKELSKIPMPVNFNEPLSMLQRLTEDLEYHELLDRAARCDNSLEQLCLVAAFSVSSYSTTVHRTAKPFNPLLGETYELDRLEEFGYRSLCEQVSHHPPAAAHHVVSQRGWTLWQEITIASKFRGKYLSIMPLGAIHLEFHSTGNHYVWRKVTSTVHNIIVGKLWIDQSGDIEIVNHRTKETCQLKFSPYSYFSREVPRKVTGVVSDSEGRAHYILSGTWDDKIESSKIVQSTKGGSGSEGKQKTVYQTLSPKLLWKKYPLPENAENMYFFSSLALTLNEPEDGVGLTDSRLRPDQRLMEEGKWDEANSEKQRLEEKQRAVRRRREAEATDALDEGREYEGYQPQWFHKRTNGITGETNFVYKGGYWEAKDSQDWSMCSEIF